The Colias croceus chromosome 21, ilColCroc2.1 genome window below encodes:
- the LOC123701347 gene encoding ataxin-10 has translation MSRDKSVWFAEEILLDAKLINFQLETGEWDAVEEMLRAEAQLSRDAETGRLRPKKASEYTLRLIAEVLHIMRLDVEQASYNRSTLAVAEQCLRLVRSCAAAGTKMQTYISKELSILDSMLILATEYQHPSVDFLNEELQKKYESCMTVLVQTLGNLVVNNPFNQIIIWNKFEPTILNCLVGQNDKIASAAAMIVYNILLGQPNVLPDDVTLLNSLAYMYNNGNTEYPHLIIEYLIGVENTYIEKLFSKLDPECRMLVLNLAYNILMSTESQDINVSVNFVKFMAHEFKHKSDCILKTVDKYVNTIEPQEVVFLLEIIATASSMDTYMDCLQSDTSLFINCAFLLRAIHKLGKESNNFFSSINKLYEATGKQLVCDENMPAVTTPGENPLCKNDSAENMLSCNETTSECTESESSEQYFECTDTLAYMEKIDALNQDLQKFDADKTLRPGDVNVKIDNDLTKVAFKRSSSVPKGATDERIQLPTRRISLEHKIDICDDTEPPLIIDAQSPTASMNTIAEVIPVALQPRLELDTSRTDSQDSSPNDPPTEIHLIKEEKETTVKASPSEISPPLSETVQETESQKQSPDTPKEVKKSQNLSTDFDLSEQLQKILGISSEKTRGDTNAEKKTEPAKEVKIAEDNVANKVPFVKIDSPEMQKTRLGAIDMTTPKKAVTSVETVERHVAFGFKATLVRVLANLCWKNQENKKQMRELEVIPVLLDCCNIDARNPLIMQWVIFAVRNLCENCPENQEVISRMTLQGPVDNEVLQEMGLTLHTDSQGNSIKVVPLPRN, from the exons ATGTCTCGAGATAAAAGTGTTTGGTTTGCCGAAGAAATATTATTGGATGCTAAACTTATAAATTTCCAACTGGAGACAGGAGAATGGGACGCCGTAGAAGAAATGTTACGTGCCGAGGCGCAACTCTCGCGAGATGCCGAGACCGGGAGATTACGACC TAAAAAAGCATCAGAATACACATTACGTCTTATAGCCGAGGTGCTTCACATCATGAGGCTAGATGTTGAACAAGCCTCATATAATCGAAGCACATTAGCCGTAGCTGAACAATGCTTGCGACTAGTTCGGTCCTGCGCAGCCGCAGGTACGAAAATGCAAACTTACATTTCAAAAGAACTTTCAATTCTGGATTCTATGCTAATTTTGGCAACAGAATACCAACATCCAAGTGTTGATTTTCTAAACGAAGAATTACAAAAGAAATATGAATCATGCATGACTGTTCTTGTTCAGACACTGGGCAATTTAGTTGTGAATAATCCTTTTAATCAGATTATTATCTGGAATAAATTTGAGCCTACAATACTAAATTGTTTGGTTGGACAGAATGATAAGATTGCATCTGCAGCAGCCATGATTGTTTATAACATACTGTTGGGTCAGCCAAATGTATTACCAGATGATGTAACACTATTGAATTCTTTAGCCTACATGTATAACAATGGAAATACCGAATACCCTCATCTAATCATAGAATATCTTATTGGAGTAGagaatacatatatagagAAGTTATTTTCTAAACTCGATCCTGAATGTAGAATGCTTGTGTTAAACCTGGCTTATAACATACTAATGTCCACCGAATCTCAAGATATCAATGTTTCCGTCAATTTCGTAAAATTCATGGCCCACGAGTTCAAACATAAATCGGATTGTATTTTGAAGACTGTAGATAAGTATGTTAATACTATTGAGCCGCAGGAAGTTGTGTTCTTACTTGAGATTATAGCGACGGCATCCAGTATGGATACTTATATGGATTGCCTGCAGAGTGACACGTCATTGTTTATTAACTGTGCTT TTCTCTTACGTGCAATCCATAAGCTGGGTAAAGAGAGTAATAACTTTTTctcatcaataaataaattgtatgaagCAACTGGAAAACAACTGGTATGTGATGAAAATATGCCTGCAGTGACGACACCTGGtgaaa ATCCACTATGCAAAAATGATTCCGCCGAAAATATGTTGTCCTGCAACGAAACAACATCTGAATGCACTGAGTCTGAAAGTAGCGAACAGTACTTTGAATGTACCGACACGTTAGCATACATGGAAAAAATAGATGCACTAAACCAAGACTTACAAAAATTTGACGCTGATAAAACGTTGCGTCCTGGTGACGTTAACGTGAAAATAGATAATGATCTAACGAAAGTCGCTTTCAAAAGAAGCAGCTCAGTGCCCAAAGGCGCTACAGATGAGCGTATACAGTTACCAACGAGACGCATCAGTTTGGAACATAAGATAGATATCTGTGACGATACTGAACCACCGTTAATAATCGACGCTCAATCGCCAACAGCAAGCATGAATACAATAGCTGAAGTGATACCAGTTGCGTTACAACCGAGGCTAGAGTTAGACACAAGTAGGACAGACTCGCAAGATAGTTCGCCTAACGATCCGCCTACAGAAATACATTTGATCAAGGAAGAAAAAGAAACTACCGTCAAGGCATCTCCTAGTGAGATCTCGCCTCCCTTATCCGAAACGGTGCAAGAAACAGAATCGCAGAAACAATCACCAGATACACCAAAGGAAGTAAAGAAAAGCCAGAATTTATCTACAGACTTCGATTTAAGTGAACAATTGCAAAAGATTCTTGGTATCTCGTCGGAGAAAACGCGTGGAGATACTAATGCTGAAAAGAAAACTGAACCAGCGAAGGAAGTCAAGATAGCTGAAGATAATGTTGCAAATAAGGTGCCGTTCGTTAAAATCGATTCACCTGAGATGCAAAAGACGAG attgGGAGCGATAGACATGACAACTCCCAAGAAAGCAGTCACAAGTGTCGAAACAGTGGAAAGGCATGTTGCTTTTGGTTTCAAAGCTACCTTGGTGAGGGTACTCGCTAATCTGTGTTGGAAGAatcaggaaaataaaaaacag aTGAGGGAATTAGAAGTGATTCCAGTACTTCTAGATTGTTGTAACATTGATGCTCGTAATCCTT TGATCATGCAGTGGGTGATATTCGCTGTGAGAAATTTGTGTGAGAATTGCCCTGAAAATCAA GAAGTTATATCAAGAATGACACTACAGGGTCCCGTGGACAACGAAGTGTTGCAGGAGATGGGCCTCACGCTACACACTGATTCGCAAGGAAATAGCATCAAAGTTGTTCCTTTGCCGCGAaattag